A portion of the Aphelocoma coerulescens isolate FSJ_1873_10779 chromosome 1, UR_Acoe_1.0, whole genome shotgun sequence genome contains these proteins:
- the RIPK4 gene encoding receptor-interacting serine/threonine-protein kinase 4 isoform X2 encodes MWEMCLQFSHSASLRVSGCSGERMELLEEARKMEMAKFRYILPVYGICKEPVGLVMEYMETGSLEKLLASEPLPWELRFRIIHETAVGMNFLHCMSPPLLHLDLKPANILLDAHYHVKISDFGLAKCNGLSHSHDISMDGLCGTIAYLPPERIKEKNRCFDTKHDVYSFSIVVWGVLTQKKPFAEENNILHIMVKVVKGHRPELPAVSKSRPHSCNNLIKLMQKCWQDDPGERPTFQEITSETEALCEKPEDETKEMITQDLDTKNAPEQQPEGICALSQKKQQPALPSVKDYSLSELLSQLDSGISQTMEGPEDLSRSSSESKLASSDKRLSGVSSVDSAFSSRGSLSLSFERESSDIGTTDIQKRKLTEAILSGDTSKLMKILQPQDVDIVLDGNSSLLHLAVEAGQEECVKWLLLYNANPNLTNKKGSTPLHIAIEKKFKSIVELIMARKINVNAKDEDQWTALHFAAQNGDDFSTKMLLDKNASLNEVDFEGRSPIHIACQYGQENIVRILLRRGVNVNIKGKDDWVPLHYAAWQGHLPIVKLLAKQRGADVNVQTVDGRTSLHLAAQRGHYRVARLLIDLESDVNVRNGLLQTALHIAAETGHTSTSRLLLKHGADIEAATAEGYTALHLASRSGHLATTKLLMDERASVLARGPLNRTALHLAAENGHSEVVEELVSAENINVSDSEGFTALHLAARGGYAKTVEVLLKHGAHTDMPRARCQTLLPPAQQSRNSSLTVLLSDT; translated from the exons ATGTGGGAAATGTGCCTCCAGTTCAGCCACAGCGCTTCTCTCCGTGTGTCCGGCTGCTCGGG GGAGCGCATGGAGTTACTGGAAGAAGCCAGGAAGATGGAAATGGCGAAGTTCCGCTACATCCTTCCTGTGTATGGCATCTGCAAAGAGCCGGTCGGCTTGGTCATGGAATACATGGAGACGGGGTCTCTGGAAAAGCTCCTGGCTTCCGAGCCTCTGCCCTGGGAACTGCGCTTCCGCATCATCCACGAGACAGCGGTGGGGATGAACTTCCTGCACTGCATGTCCCCTCCACTGCTCCACCTGGACCTCAAGCCTGCAAACATCCTGCTGGATGCCCACTACCACGTCAAG atttCTGACTTTGGGCTTGCAAAGTGCAATGGTTTGTCCCATTCCCATGACATCAGCATGGATGGCTTGTGTGGCACTATTGCCTACCTTCCTCCAGAGCGCATCAAGGAGAAAAACAGGTGTTTTGACACCAAACATGATGTGTACAG ctTTTCCATTGTGGTTTGGGGAGTTCTTACACAGAAGAAGCCTTTTGCAG AGGAAAACAACATTTTACATATTATGGTAAAAGTAGTTAAAGGCCACCGCCCAGAGCTACCTGCTGTTTCCAAATCCAGACCTCATTCATGTAATAACTTGATCAAACTGATGCAAAAATGTTGGCAGGATGATCCTGGTGAACGGCCAACATTTCAAG aaattacttcagaaacagaggccctttgTGAAAAGCCAGAAGATGAAACAAAAGAGATGATAACTCAGGACCTGGACACCAAGAATGCCCCAGAACAGCAGCCTGAg GGGATTTGTGCACTGTCCCAGAAGAAACAGCAGCCTGCTCTACCATCAGTTAAGGATTACAGTCTCTCCGAGTTGTTGTCCCAGTTGGATTCAGGGATTTCACAGACTATGGAAGGCCCTGAGGATCTCAGCCGCAGCTCTTCTGAGTCCAAACTTGCCTCCAGTGACAAGCGCCTTTCAGGAGTTTCATCTGTAGATTCAGCTTTCTCATCCAGAggctctctttccctttcttttgaaAGGGAGAGTTCAG ATATTGGTACTACAGACATACAGAAGAGGAAGCTAACGGAGGCAATTTTATCTGGAGATACCAGCAAGCTGATGAAGATCCTCCAGCCTCAAGATGTTGACATTGTTTTAGATGGGAACTCCAGTCTTCTGCACTTGGCTGTTGAAGCAGGTCAAGAAGAATGTGTCAAGTGGCTCCTGCTGTACAATGCTAACCCTAACCTCACCAACAAGAAAGGGTCCACTCCTCTTCACATAGCCATtgagaagaaatttaaaagcaTTGTGGAGCTGATTATGGCCAGGAAAATCAACGTCAATGCCAAAGATGAGGACCAGTGGACTGCTCTTCACTTTGCTGCCCAAAATGGGGATGATTTCAGCACCAAAATGCTGCTTGATAAGAATGCATCCTTGAACGAGGTGGATTTTGAGGGCAGATCCCCCATCCACATAGCCTGCCAGTACGGCCAGGAGAACATCGTGCGGATCCTGCTGAGAAGAGGCGTCAACGTGAACATCAAGGGAAAGGACGACTGGGTGCCCCTCCACTACGCTGCCTGGCAAGGCCACCTCCCCATCGTGAAGCTGCTGGCCAAGCAGCGCGGCGCCGACGTCAACGTGCAGACGGTGGACGGAAGGACCTCGCTCCACCTGGCCGCCCAGCGGGGTCACTACCGCGTCGCCCGCCTCCTCATCGACCTGGAGTCGGACGTCAACGTCCGGAACGGGCTCCTGCAGACTGCTCTCCACATAGCTGCTGAAACTGGCcacaccagcacctccaggctGCTCCTCAAGCACGGGGCAGACATTGAGGCTGCCACGGCAGAAGGATACACGGCCCTGCACTTGGCATCTCGCAGCGGCCACTTAGCCACGACAAAGCTGCTGATGGATGAAAGGGCCAGTGTTCTAGCCAGAGGCCCTTTAAATAGGACAGCATTACACCTTGCGGCAGAAAACGGGCACTCTGAAGTAGTAGAAGAACTTGTCAGTGCAGAAAATATCAATGTTTCTGACAGTGAGGGGTTCACAGCTCTCCACCTGGCTGCGCGAGGGGGGTACGCGAAAACAGTGGAGGTTCTCCTGAAGCACGGGGCTCACACTGACATGCCGAGAGCCAGATGTCAGACCCTGCTCCCGCctgctcagcagagcaggaatAGCTCACTTACCGTGTTGTTAAGTGACACTTAA
- the RIPK4 gene encoding receptor-interacting serine/threonine-protein kinase 4 isoform X1 → MARDGGSPWAMGLLKTFEESEFSSWEKIGSGGFGQVYKVRHLHWKTWLAIKCSPSLHVDEKERMELLEEARKMEMAKFRYILPVYGICKEPVGLVMEYMETGSLEKLLASEPLPWELRFRIIHETAVGMNFLHCMSPPLLHLDLKPANILLDAHYHVKISDFGLAKCNGLSHSHDISMDGLCGTIAYLPPERIKEKNRCFDTKHDVYSFSIVVWGVLTQKKPFAEENNILHIMVKVVKGHRPELPAVSKSRPHSCNNLIKLMQKCWQDDPGERPTFQEITSETEALCEKPEDETKEMITQDLDTKNAPEQQPEGICALSQKKQQPALPSVKDYSLSELLSQLDSGISQTMEGPEDLSRSSSESKLASSDKRLSGVSSVDSAFSSRGSLSLSFERESSDIGTTDIQKRKLTEAILSGDTSKLMKILQPQDVDIVLDGNSSLLHLAVEAGQEECVKWLLLYNANPNLTNKKGSTPLHIAIEKKFKSIVELIMARKINVNAKDEDQWTALHFAAQNGDDFSTKMLLDKNASLNEVDFEGRSPIHIACQYGQENIVRILLRRGVNVNIKGKDDWVPLHYAAWQGHLPIVKLLAKQRGADVNVQTVDGRTSLHLAAQRGHYRVARLLIDLESDVNVRNGLLQTALHIAAETGHTSTSRLLLKHGADIEAATAEGYTALHLASRSGHLATTKLLMDERASVLARGPLNRTALHLAAENGHSEVVEELVSAENINVSDSEGFTALHLAARGGYAKTVEVLLKHGAHTDMPRARCQTLLPPAQQSRNSSLTVLLSDT, encoded by the exons ATGGCGAGGGACGGCGGCTCCCCCTGGGCCATGGGGCTGCTGAAAACCTTCGAGGAGAGCGAGTTCAGCAGCTGGGAGAAGATCGGCTCGGGGGGGTTCGGGCAGGTGTATAAAGTGCGGCACCTCCACTGGAAGACCTGGCTCGCCATCAAGTGTTCGCCCAGCCTCCATGTGGATGAGAA GGAGCGCATGGAGTTACTGGAAGAAGCCAGGAAGATGGAAATGGCGAAGTTCCGCTACATCCTTCCTGTGTATGGCATCTGCAAAGAGCCGGTCGGCTTGGTCATGGAATACATGGAGACGGGGTCTCTGGAAAAGCTCCTGGCTTCCGAGCCTCTGCCCTGGGAACTGCGCTTCCGCATCATCCACGAGACAGCGGTGGGGATGAACTTCCTGCACTGCATGTCCCCTCCACTGCTCCACCTGGACCTCAAGCCTGCAAACATCCTGCTGGATGCCCACTACCACGTCAAG atttCTGACTTTGGGCTTGCAAAGTGCAATGGTTTGTCCCATTCCCATGACATCAGCATGGATGGCTTGTGTGGCACTATTGCCTACCTTCCTCCAGAGCGCATCAAGGAGAAAAACAGGTGTTTTGACACCAAACATGATGTGTACAG ctTTTCCATTGTGGTTTGGGGAGTTCTTACACAGAAGAAGCCTTTTGCAG AGGAAAACAACATTTTACATATTATGGTAAAAGTAGTTAAAGGCCACCGCCCAGAGCTACCTGCTGTTTCCAAATCCAGACCTCATTCATGTAATAACTTGATCAAACTGATGCAAAAATGTTGGCAGGATGATCCTGGTGAACGGCCAACATTTCAAG aaattacttcagaaacagaggccctttgTGAAAAGCCAGAAGATGAAACAAAAGAGATGATAACTCAGGACCTGGACACCAAGAATGCCCCAGAACAGCAGCCTGAg GGGATTTGTGCACTGTCCCAGAAGAAACAGCAGCCTGCTCTACCATCAGTTAAGGATTACAGTCTCTCCGAGTTGTTGTCCCAGTTGGATTCAGGGATTTCACAGACTATGGAAGGCCCTGAGGATCTCAGCCGCAGCTCTTCTGAGTCCAAACTTGCCTCCAGTGACAAGCGCCTTTCAGGAGTTTCATCTGTAGATTCAGCTTTCTCATCCAGAggctctctttccctttcttttgaaAGGGAGAGTTCAG ATATTGGTACTACAGACATACAGAAGAGGAAGCTAACGGAGGCAATTTTATCTGGAGATACCAGCAAGCTGATGAAGATCCTCCAGCCTCAAGATGTTGACATTGTTTTAGATGGGAACTCCAGTCTTCTGCACTTGGCTGTTGAAGCAGGTCAAGAAGAATGTGTCAAGTGGCTCCTGCTGTACAATGCTAACCCTAACCTCACCAACAAGAAAGGGTCCACTCCTCTTCACATAGCCATtgagaagaaatttaaaagcaTTGTGGAGCTGATTATGGCCAGGAAAATCAACGTCAATGCCAAAGATGAGGACCAGTGGACTGCTCTTCACTTTGCTGCCCAAAATGGGGATGATTTCAGCACCAAAATGCTGCTTGATAAGAATGCATCCTTGAACGAGGTGGATTTTGAGGGCAGATCCCCCATCCACATAGCCTGCCAGTACGGCCAGGAGAACATCGTGCGGATCCTGCTGAGAAGAGGCGTCAACGTGAACATCAAGGGAAAGGACGACTGGGTGCCCCTCCACTACGCTGCCTGGCAAGGCCACCTCCCCATCGTGAAGCTGCTGGCCAAGCAGCGCGGCGCCGACGTCAACGTGCAGACGGTGGACGGAAGGACCTCGCTCCACCTGGCCGCCCAGCGGGGTCACTACCGCGTCGCCCGCCTCCTCATCGACCTGGAGTCGGACGTCAACGTCCGGAACGGGCTCCTGCAGACTGCTCTCCACATAGCTGCTGAAACTGGCcacaccagcacctccaggctGCTCCTCAAGCACGGGGCAGACATTGAGGCTGCCACGGCAGAAGGATACACGGCCCTGCACTTGGCATCTCGCAGCGGCCACTTAGCCACGACAAAGCTGCTGATGGATGAAAGGGCCAGTGTTCTAGCCAGAGGCCCTTTAAATAGGACAGCATTACACCTTGCGGCAGAAAACGGGCACTCTGAAGTAGTAGAAGAACTTGTCAGTGCAGAAAATATCAATGTTTCTGACAGTGAGGGGTTCACAGCTCTCCACCTGGCTGCGCGAGGGGGGTACGCGAAAACAGTGGAGGTTCTCCTGAAGCACGGGGCTCACACTGACATGCCGAGAGCCAGATGTCAGACCCTGCTCCCGCctgctcagcagagcaggaatAGCTCACTTACCGTGTTGTTAAGTGACACTTAA